In Halovivax gelatinilyticus, the following are encoded in one genomic region:
- a CDS encoding M24 family metallopeptidase, with product MATHYPQLTDHLDSNSVDGYLLDADGEDANQYYLSGYHAPDNFATLYADGAVHLLLSELEYTRAKSDSDGETVRKLSEFDYQETLETHGPETARQRVMAAFVRDYGVESVGVPESFPVGTADVLRDAGIDVVTDYADVIGTIRAVKTDDEVEHVRRTQRANEAAMDAAKSMLAAATVEDGVLHHDGDVLTSEAVRREIELTLLKRGCAMDNCIVACGAAAARAHDFGSGPLEPHIPIVIDIFPKDKSSGYCSDMTRAFVKGEPEAWVREWYDHTHDAYEAALGAIEAGVTGEAVHDAVCDVYEAAGFPTLRSDESTEDGFFHSTGHGVGLDVHEAPRLGQGGGELEDGHIVTVEPGLYEQGTGGVRIEDIVVVRDDGYENLTEYPTELTVL from the coding sequence ATGGCAACGCACTATCCGCAGTTGACGGATCATCTCGACTCGAATTCGGTCGACGGCTACCTGCTCGATGCCGACGGTGAGGACGCAAACCAGTACTACCTCTCGGGCTATCACGCCCCCGACAACTTTGCCACGCTGTACGCGGACGGGGCGGTTCACCTGTTGCTCTCCGAACTCGAGTACACCCGGGCGAAATCCGACAGCGATGGAGAGACGGTTCGGAAACTCTCCGAGTTCGACTATCAGGAGACGCTCGAGACCCACGGCCCGGAGACGGCGAGACAGCGCGTGATGGCCGCGTTCGTTCGCGATTACGGCGTCGAATCGGTCGGCGTTCCCGAATCGTTTCCCGTCGGTACGGCCGACGTCCTTCGGGATGCTGGGATCGACGTCGTCACCGACTACGCGGACGTCATCGGTACGATCCGCGCCGTCAAAACCGACGATGAAGTCGAGCACGTTCGACGAACGCAGCGGGCAAATGAAGCGGCGATGGACGCTGCGAAGTCGATGCTCGCGGCGGCGACCGTCGAAGACGGCGTGTTACACCACGACGGCGACGTCCTCACGAGCGAGGCCGTCCGCCGCGAGATCGAGCTAACCCTGTTGAAACGGGGGTGTGCGATGGACAACTGCATCGTCGCGTGCGGTGCCGCCGCTGCGCGCGCCCACGACTTCGGGTCGGGCCCGCTCGAACCCCACATTCCGATCGTGATCGACATCTTCCCGAAAGACAAATCGTCGGGCTACTGCTCCGACATGACCCGGGCGTTCGTCAAAGGAGAGCCCGAAGCGTGGGTGCGCGAGTGGTACGATCACACCCACGACGCCTACGAGGCGGCGCTGGGGGCAATCGAAGCCGGCGTGACCGGCGAGGCGGTCCACGACGCAGTCTGTGACGTCTACGAGGCGGCCGGCTTCCCGACGCTTCGATCCGACGAATCGACGGAAGACGGGTTCTTCCACAGCACCGGCCACGGGGTGGGCCTCGACGTCCACGAGGCTCCCCGACTCGGACAGGGTGGCGGCGAACTCGAAGACGGTCACATCGTTACGGTCGAACCGGGCCTGTACGAGCAGGGAACCGGCGGCGTTCGAATCGAGGACATCGTCGTCGTGAGAGACGACGGATACGAGAACCTCACCGAGTATCCGACCGAACTGACCGTTCTTTAA
- a CDS encoding ABC transporter ATP-binding protein: MSNADEAVRFENETDATDARADETTSGGEEEVLVEVDGLSKFFSNDDTPFDSLEVDLSNLRKPVQFNPSEVKAVDDVSFDIRRGETLGLVGESGCGKSTLARALLNLIPPSEGSVTFNGTDLSALSGEELRRQRKDVQMVFQDPQSSLNPRMKVGQIIEAPMKAHGMLTKSKRKERTVDLLERVGLEPSHYNRYPHEFSGGQRQRVNLARAIAVDPEFIVCDEPVSALDVSIQARILNTMKRLQSEFGLTYLFITHDLSVLRYIADRVAVMYLGKIVEVAETDELFDNPQHPYTKSLLQALPIPDPDRSGERVVLEGEVPSPTNPPSGCRFRTRCPELICPDEFELSDEQWDSVRTYVRAVRRQRIDPTYSRGDIEAEYFGDVSLPSDVNAILQQTLDEIEEDDWETAKETVATRIEAKSICAREFPEYELEAKFGSDRHFCSCHAVAPQRIESAPER; this comes from the coding sequence ATGAGTAACGCAGACGAAGCGGTCCGATTCGAAAACGAGACGGACGCCACCGACGCGCGAGCCGACGAGACGACGTCGGGAGGTGAAGAAGAGGTACTCGTCGAGGTCGACGGGCTCTCGAAGTTCTTCTCGAACGACGATACGCCGTTCGATTCGCTCGAGGTCGACCTTTCGAACCTACGCAAACCCGTCCAGTTCAACCCGTCGGAGGTGAAGGCGGTCGACGACGTCTCGTTCGACATTCGGCGCGGCGAAACGTTGGGTCTCGTCGGCGAATCTGGCTGTGGGAAGAGTACGCTCGCCCGGGCGCTCTTGAATCTGATTCCGCCGTCAGAGGGGAGCGTCACCTTCAACGGAACCGACCTGTCGGCGCTCTCCGGCGAAGAGCTCAGACGGCAACGAAAAGACGTCCAGATGGTCTTTCAGGACCCACAGTCGTCGCTAAACCCCCGAATGAAAGTCGGCCAGATCATCGAAGCGCCGATGAAGGCCCACGGGATGTTGACGAAATCGAAGCGCAAAGAGCGGACGGTAGACTTGCTCGAACGGGTCGGTCTCGAGCCGAGTCACTACAATCGGTATCCGCACGAATTCTCCGGCGGCCAGCGCCAGCGGGTGAACCTCGCGCGGGCCATCGCCGTCGATCCCGAGTTCATCGTCTGTGACGAGCCGGTGAGCGCGCTCGACGTCTCGATTCAGGCTCGCATCCTCAACACGATGAAACGGCTGCAATCGGAGTTCGGGCTCACCTACCTCTTCATCACGCACGACCTGAGCGTGCTTCGATACATCGCCGACAGGGTCGCCGTGATGTACCTGGGCAAGATCGTCGAGGTCGCAGAGACGGACGAGTTGTTCGACAACCCCCAGCATCCCTACACCAAATCACTCCTGCAGGCGCTTCCGATCCCGGATCCGGACCGGAGCGGTGAGCGCGTCGTGCTCGAAGGAGAGGTGCCGAGTCCGACGAATCCGCCGAGTGGATGTCGGTTCCGAACGCGGTGTCCCGAGCTGATCTGTCCGGACGAATTCGAGCTGTCAGACGAGCAGTGGGATTCCGTCCGGACGTACGTTCGTGCGGTCCGTCGCCAGCGGATCGATCCGACGTACTCGAGAGGTGACATCGAAGCCGAGTACTTCGGCGACGTTTCACTGCCGAGTGACGTGAACGCGATCCTTCAGCAAACGTTAGACGAAATCGAAGAAGACGACTGGGAGACGGCAAAAGAAACCGTCGCAACCCGCATCGAGGCGAAGAGCATTTGCGCTCGCGAGTTCCCCGAGTACGAGCTGGAGGCGAAATTTGGTTCGGACCGGCATTTCTGTTCCTGCCACGCCGTTGCTCCACAACGGATCGAATCGGCCCCCGAACGGTAA